A region from the Rhodopseudomonas julia genome encodes:
- a CDS encoding oxidoreductase, giving the protein MPSSQAPIGSRFGAASTAEEVVSGINLSGKTAIVTGGYAGIGLETVRVLAGAGAEVIVPVRDQAKAEHALAGLARVSSAPMDLMDPASVDAFAETFLASGRALDILVNNAGVMAPPLARDARGYESEFSTNHLGHFQLTARLWPALKAAGAAGGARVVELSSRGHRFSPVVFDDVNFERRDYDPWLGYGQSKTANILFALELDRRGESHGVRAFSLHPGGIVATDLGRHLDPSRLRDMGAIDENGEPVIDPARSLKTIPQGAATSVWCAVSPDLDGMGGVYCDDCDIAPIAPETAEDPADPATRLTTGVRAYAVDPEAAKRLWTLSQHLTGLT; this is encoded by the coding sequence ATGCCCAGTTCCCAGGCCCCGATCGGCTCCCGTTTCGGTGCCGCCTCCACCGCTGAAGAGGTCGTTTCCGGCATCAATCTCTCCGGCAAAACAGCGATTGTCACCGGCGGCTATGCCGGCATCGGCCTTGAGACGGTGCGCGTGCTTGCCGGCGCCGGTGCCGAAGTCATCGTCCCGGTGCGCGATCAGGCAAAGGCCGAGCACGCCCTCGCCGGTCTTGCGCGCGTCTCCTCGGCGCCGATGGACCTCATGGACCCCGCCTCCGTCGATGCCTTCGCCGAGACCTTTCTTGCCTCCGGCCGGGCACTCGACATTCTCGTCAACAATGCCGGCGTCATGGCCCCGCCTTTGGCGCGCGATGCGCGCGGCTACGAATCCGAGTTCTCCACCAACCATCTCGGGCATTTCCAGCTGACGGCGCGGCTCTGGCCAGCCCTGAAGGCAGCCGGCGCGGCCGGCGGCGCACGCGTCGTGGAGCTCTCCTCGCGCGGCCACCGCTTCTCGCCCGTCGTGTTCGACGACGTCAATTTCGAGCGGCGCGACTACGACCCCTGGCTCGGCTACGGCCAGTCGAAGACGGCCAACATCCTCTTTGCGCTGGAGCTCGACCGGCGCGGCGAAAGCCACGGCGTGCGCGCCTTCTCGCTGCATCCGGGCGGCATCGTCGCGACCGATCTCGGCCGCCATCTCGATCCGTCGAGGCTGCGCGATATGGGCGCCATCGACGAGAACGGTGAACCGGTCATCGATCCGGCCCGCTCGCTGAAGACGATCCCGCAGGGGGCGGCGACCTCGGTCTGGTGTGCCGTCAGCCCGGATCTCGACGGCATGGGCGGCGTCTATTGCGATGATTGCGACATCGCCCCGATCGCGCCGGAAACCGCCGAAGACCCTGCAGACCCCGCGACGCGTCTGACGACCGGCGTGCGCGCCTATGCCGTCGATCCGGAAGCCGCGAAACGCCTGTGGACCCTCAGCCAGCACCTCACCGGCCTCACCTGA
- a CDS encoding DUF3168 domain-containing protein, with product MGAEEALQRAIYERLAGDAALTALIGADKVFDHVPRNMSAPYVHLGEMEVTPVAAGSGAETKLVEIIFSLVAFSRGRGRRETLGLAAALRDLLHDADFALAGFTLVGCRFVQMKTSGAGEASGRRAVLKFRAVVEEA from the coding sequence ATGGGCGCCGAAGAGGCCCTGCAGCGGGCGATCTATGAACGGCTTGCGGGCGATGCGGCGCTGACCGCCCTGATCGGCGCCGACAAGGTCTTCGATCATGTGCCGCGGAATATGAGCGCGCCTTACGTGCATCTCGGCGAGATGGAGGTGACGCCCGTGGCCGCCGGCAGCGGTGCGGAGACGAAGCTCGTCGAGATTATCTTTTCGCTCGTCGCCTTTTCGCGCGGTCGCGGCCGCCGCGAGACGCTCGGGCTTGCCGCGGCTTTGCGCGATTTGCTGCATGACGCCGATTTCGCGCTCGCCGGCTTCACGCTCGTCGGCTGCCGCTTCGTCCAGATGAAGACGAGCGGCGCCGGCGAGGCGAGCGGCCGGCGGGCGGTGCTGAAATTTCGCGCGGTGGTGGAGGAGGCGTGA
- a CDS encoding head-tail adaptor protein, producing MTRPVTRPGRLSQRMVWERPVTAPDGLGGETATYLPIGHVWADLRPGTAREVALGEGRVGEVTHEIFVRREVGLLAGDRLRLGARGFLCVICHDPDASGRFTRIEAVEEV from the coding sequence GTGACGCGACCTGTGACCAGGCCGGGCCGGCTCTCCCAGCGCATGGTCTGGGAACGGCCGGTAACCGCGCCCGACGGGCTCGGCGGCGAAACTGCCACCTATCTGCCGATCGGGCATGTCTGGGCCGATCTCCGACCCGGAACGGCCCGCGAGGTGGCGCTCGGCGAAGGACGGGTCGGCGAGGTGACACATGAGATTTTCGTGCGGCGCGAGGTGGGGCTTCTGGCCGGCGACCGGCTGCGGCTCGGCGCGCGGGGTTTTCTCTGCGTCATCTGCCACGATCCCGACGCGAGCGGCCGCTTTACCCGCATCGAAGCCGTGGAGGAGGTGTGA
- a CDS encoding head-tail connector protein, producing the protein MQRILLEGPEVEPVSLAEAKAHLRVEHEAEDELISAYLVAARVALEGDLRKVLIAQAWRLVLTERPQGGRLRLPIRPLLSVDRARLMTASGERLLEEDEISLGGAADELRLDTRLWGMIRLQIDVTAGFGESAAEVPAPLRQAILLRAAHWYEHRGAALEADGPGALPAGYERLIAPFRELVPA; encoded by the coding sequence ATGCAACGCATTCTTCTGGAAGGGCCGGAGGTGGAGCCCGTGTCGCTCGCCGAGGCGAAGGCGCATCTGCGCGTCGAGCACGAGGCCGAAGACGAGCTCATCTCCGCTTATCTTGTTGCCGCGCGCGTGGCGCTCGAAGGCGATCTCCGAAAAGTTCTGATCGCCCAAGCATGGCGGCTGGTCCTGACGGAACGGCCGCAAGGCGGACGTCTGCGCCTGCCGATCCGCCCGCTCCTGTCGGTGGATCGGGCGCGGCTCATGACGGCTTCAGGCGAAAGGCTCCTCGAAGAGGACGAGATTTCGCTTGGGGGCGCGGCGGACGAGCTCCGGCTCGACACGAGGCTTTGGGGCATGATCCGGCTTCAGATCGACGTCACCGCGGGTTTCGGCGAGAGTGCAGCCGAGGTGCCGGCGCCCTTGCGCCAGGCGATCCTGTTGCGCGCCGCCCATTGGTACGAGCATCGCGGCGCAGCACTCGAAGCGGATGGGCCGGGCGCGCTGCCGGCGGGCTACGAGCGGCTGATCGCGCCATTTCGCGAACTGGTGCCGGCATGA
- a CDS encoding phage major capsid protein, whose protein sequence is MSARTAELRPALENKMHGDPLAETKAGPTPEVGAAFDEFMNAFEAFKEANDERLGEIERRLAPDVVTEEKVARLNDVLDRQERAIERLTIEGRRPRLSGGTGAEPRLERAGADLSGHGAAFSRYLRAGETAALARLERKAMAIGTSDGADGGYLVPDETEAEIGRRLVEVSPIRAIASTITVSGSLYKKPFAVSGPATGWVGESEARPETDTPVLDALEYPVMELYAMPAATGALLDDAIVDLSAWLAGEVDQAFAEQESAAFVNGDGNKKPTGFLAVPNVAESAWEWGKLGTLSTGVSGGFPADMPSDLLIDLVYALKAGYRQNAHFVMNRRTEAAVRKLKDADGNYVWAPPAGLGSRATIMNFPVVEAEDMPDIAAGSLSIAFGDFSRGYLIVDRQGIRILRDPYSAKPYVLFYTTKRVGGGVLNFEAIKLVKFSAS, encoded by the coding sequence ATGTCTGCCCGAACGGCCGAGCTGCGCCCGGCGCTGGAAAACAAGATGCATGGCGATCCCCTCGCCGAGACCAAGGCGGGGCCGACGCCTGAAGTGGGCGCCGCCTTCGACGAGTTCATGAACGCCTTCGAGGCCTTCAAGGAAGCCAATGACGAGCGGCTCGGCGAGATCGAGCGGCGCCTTGCCCCCGATGTCGTCACCGAAGAGAAGGTGGCGCGCCTCAACGACGTGCTCGACCGGCAGGAAAGGGCGATCGAACGCCTGACGATCGAGGGGCGGCGGCCTCGGCTTTCCGGCGGCACCGGGGCGGAGCCGCGTCTGGAACGCGCCGGCGCCGATCTCTCTGGCCATGGCGCTGCCTTCTCCCGCTACCTGCGGGCGGGCGAGACCGCGGCTCTTGCACGGCTCGAGCGAAAGGCGATGGCGATCGGCACCTCCGATGGCGCCGATGGCGGCTATCTGGTGCCGGACGAGACGGAAGCGGAGATCGGCCGCAGGCTTGTCGAGGTGTCGCCGATCCGTGCCATCGCGAGCACGATCACCGTGTCGGGCAGCCTCTACAAAAAGCCGTTCGCGGTGAGCGGGCCGGCGACCGGATGGGTCGGAGAGAGCGAGGCGCGGCCGGAGACGGATACGCCGGTTCTCGACGCGCTCGAATATCCGGTGATGGAGCTTTATGCGATGCCCGCGGCGACGGGCGCGCTTCTCGACGATGCGATCGTCGATCTCTCCGCCTGGCTGGCCGGCGAGGTCGATCAGGCCTTTGCTGAACAAGAGAGCGCGGCCTTCGTCAATGGTGACGGCAACAAGAAACCGACGGGATTTCTCGCCGTGCCGAATGTCGCCGAAAGCGCCTGGGAATGGGGCAAGCTCGGCACGCTTTCGACCGGGGTGTCAGGCGGCTTTCCCGCCGACATGCCGAGCGATCTTCTCATCGACCTCGTCTATGCGCTGAAGGCCGGCTATCGCCAGAACGCCCATTTCGTCATGAACCGGCGCACCGAGGCGGCGGTTCGAAAATTGAAGGACGCCGACGGCAATTATGTCTGGGCGCCGCCGGCGGGTCTCGGCAGCCGCGCCACGATCATGAATTTCCCGGTCGTGGAAGCCGAAGACATGCCCGACATCGCCGCAGGCTCTCTGTCGATCGCCTTCGGTGATTTTTCGCGCGGCTATCTGATCGTCGATCGCCAGGGCATCCGCATCCTGCGCGATCCCTATTCGGCCAAGCCCTACGTGCTTTTTTACACCACGAAACGGGTCGGCGGCGGCGTCCTCAATTTCGAAGCGATCAAACTTGTCAAGTTTAGCGCAAGCTAG
- a CDS encoding HK97 family phage prohead protease, producing MRALARHGPDILPATAALRESLQEIGADGRFSGYASLFGRRDMAGDMVMPGAFASSLKARGAAGIRMLFQHDPAEPIGVWEEIAEDRRGLFVRGRLTLDVARAREVHALLKAGGLDGLSIGYRTLRGRKDRRAGIRRLYEIDLWEVSIVTFPMLTEARIVSVKTSEAGLSARFLDAARRLTPARPKAAGPKAVGPKAARIAGGRPAFS from the coding sequence ATGAGGGCGCTCGCCCGGCACGGGCCGGACATCCTCCCCGCCACCGCGGCCTTGCGGGAAAGCCTGCAGGAGATCGGCGCCGATGGGCGCTTCTCCGGCTATGCGAGCCTTTTCGGCCGGCGCGACATGGCCGGCGACATGGTCATGCCGGGCGCCTTCGCGAGTTCTTTGAAGGCGCGCGGGGCGGCCGGCATCCGCATGCTCTTCCAGCACGATCCGGCCGAGCCGATCGGCGTCTGGGAGGAGATTGCCGAGGATCGGCGCGGGCTTTTCGTGCGCGGACGGCTGACGCTCGACGTGGCGCGGGCACGCGAGGTGCATGCGCTGCTGAAGGCGGGCGGGCTCGACGGGCTGTCGATCGGCTACCGCACGCTGCGCGGGCGCAAGGACCGGCGGGCCGGCATCCGGCGTCTCTACGAGATCGATCTCTGGGAGGTCTCGATCGTCACCTTTCCGATGCTGACGGAGGCACGCATCGTCTCCGTCAAGACAAGCGAGGCGGGGCTTTCCGCAAGGTTTTTGGACGCCGCGCGGCGCCTGACACCTGCCCGGCCGAAAGCTGCTGGACCGAAAGCTGTTGGGCCGAAAGCTGCCCGGATTGCCGGCGGAAGACCGGCCTTTTCCTGA
- a CDS encoding LysR family transcriptional regulator: MKRGALPLNALRAFEATMRHGQMRLAADELGVTHGAVSRQVRLLEEILEVPLFEGPRNKLVPTQTALELEPALTEAFDGIEVAVARAMQSESRFLDVSCTGTLAMRWLIPRLVDFQTAHPKIEVRLTGEYGPVDFSRHRFDVAIRVGRGPWGDAEVTELFAEAAGPVVSPKCAASVDLDAPETLHALPALHTKTRPAAWADWCREMDLAPPAGGRVFEHFYFLLEAATAGLGVAIAPEVLVRDDVAAGRLLAPFGFAPTGQAYVALRPRRPNRDAQLFIAWLEDAAVAPDPAS, encoded by the coding sequence ATGAAGCGCGGTGCTCTTCCGCTCAATGCCCTGCGTGCCTTCGAGGCGACGATGCGGCATGGTCAGATGCGGCTTGCCGCCGACGAGCTCGGCGTGACGCATGGCGCCGTCAGCCGCCAGGTGCGGCTTTTGGAGGAGATCCTTGAGGTTCCGCTGTTCGAGGGGCCGCGCAACAAGCTGGTGCCGACGCAGACGGCGCTGGAGCTCGAACCGGCCTTGACCGAGGCCTTCGACGGCATCGAGGTGGCGGTCGCGCGCGCCATGCAGAGCGAGAGCCGGTTTCTCGACGTCTCCTGCACGGGCACGCTCGCCATGCGCTGGCTGATCCCGCGGCTCGTCGATTTCCAGACGGCGCATCCGAAGATCGAGGTGCGGCTGACCGGTGAATACGGGCCGGTGGATTTCTCCCGCCATCGTTTCGACGTGGCGATCCGCGTCGGGCGCGGGCCCTGGGGCGATGCGGAGGTGACGGAGCTGTTTGCCGAGGCGGCCGGGCCGGTGGTGAGCCCGAAATGTGCCGCGAGCGTCGATCTCGATGCGCCGGAGACGCTTCATGCGCTGCCGGCGCTCCATACGAAGACGCGGCCGGCGGCCTGGGCCGATTGGTGCCGTGAGATGGATCTGGCGCCGCCGGCGGGCGGGCGCGTCTTCGAGCATTTCTACTTCTTGCTGGAAGCTGCGACGGCCGGGCTCGGCGTGGCGATCGCGCCCGAAGTGCTGGTGCGCGACGATGTTGCGGCGGGACGGCTTCTGGCGCCTTTCGGCTTTGCTCCGACGGGGCAGGCCTATGTCGCGCTGAGGCCGCGTCGGCCGAACCGCGATGCGCAGCTTTTCATCGCCTGGCTGGAAGACGCGGCGGTCGCGCCCGACCCGGCAAGCTGA